TCCGATGAGTCCCGTCCCCACCACCGCGGCGGAGCGGATCATCTGGGATCCCCGGCCGTGGCGAGGTCCTGGCGCAGGGCCGCCGCGCCGCCCAGGTAGATGTGCTTGATCTCGGGCTTGGCCAGGTCCGTCTCGGCGTACGCGAGGATCCGCACCACGCGGGGCAGGGACCCGGCGATGTCCAGTTCCTGCGCGCACATCAACGGCACGTCGGTCACGCCCAGTTCACGGGCGGCCACCGCCGGGAACTCGCTGACCAGGTCCGGGGTCGCCGTGAAGAGCACGCTGACCAGGTCCTCCTGGTCGAGCCCGTTGGCGACGAGCATCTCCTGGAACAGCTTGCGGACCCCGTCCAGCAGGTGGACCCGCTCGTCGACTTCCAGCTGGATGGCACCGCGCAGGGCACGCACGGACATGGTCTTCTCCCTTTGCTGAGGACGGTACGTCGATCGGTCGCGCGGGGTCAGGCGGCGGCGGGTACGGCTTCGCGGCGGGCCGCCGGCGCTCCCCGGTCCCGGTACAGCTCCGCGACCTGGAAGGCGAGGTCCAGCGACTGCTTGCGGTTCAGGCGGGGGTCGCAGGAGGACTCGTAGCGCTGGCCGAGGTCGGTGAGGCGGACCTCGGCGCCGCCTCCGACGCACTCGGTGACGTCGTCGCCGGTCAGCTCGATGTGGATGCCGCCGGGGTGAGTGCCGAGCGCCCGGTGGACCTCGAAGAAGCCGGTGACCTCGTCGAGCACGTCGTCGAAGTGGCGGGTCTTGTGGCCGCTGGGGGCCTCGAAGGTGTTGCCGTGCATCGGGTCGCAGATCCACGCGGGGCGCGCGCCCTCGGCGGTGACCTTGGCGAGGAGCTCGGGCAGGATCTCGCGGATGTTGCGGGCGCCCATGCGGGTGATGAAGGTGAGGCGGCCGGGCTCGCGCTCCGGGTCGAGCTTGTCGATGAGCCGCAGCGCCTCGTCGGCGGAGGTCGTGGGGCCGAGCTTGACGCCGATGGGGTTGCGCACCTTGGAGGCGAACTCGACGTGGGCGCCGTCCAGCTGACGGGTGCGCTCACCGATCCAGATCATGTGGCCGGAGACGTCGTACAGCTCGCCGGTGCGGGCGTCGGTACGGGTCAGGGCGGCCTCGTAGTCCAGGAGCAGCGCCTCGTGGCTGGCGAAGATCTCGGAGGAGTGGACCGCGGCCGGGTCGGCGCCGCAGGCGGCGAGGAAGGTGAGGGCGTCGTCGATGTCGCCGGCGAGGCGCTCGTAGCGCTCTCCGACCGGGGAGGCGGCGACGAAGTCGCGGTTCCACTCGTGGACCTGGCGCAGGTCGGCGTAGCCGCCCGTGGTAAAGGCCCGTACGAGGTTCAGGGTAGCGGCGGAGGAGTGGTACATCCGCTTGAGCCGCTCGGGGTCCGGGGTGCGGGACTCCGGGGTGAAGGCGAGGCCGTTGACCGAGTCACCGCGGTAGACGGGCAGTTCGACACCGTCGCGGATCTCGGTGGGTTTGGATCTGGGCTTGGAGTACTGCCCGGCGATCCGGCCGATCTTCACCACGGGCACGGAGCTCGCGTAGGTGAGGACGGCGGCCATCTGGAGCAGGGTGCGGACCTTGTCGCGGACCTGGTCGGAGCTGACGGCGTCGAAGGTCTCGGCGCAGTCACCGCCCTGGAGGATGAAGGCTTCTCCGCGGGCGACGTCGGCGATCCGTTCGCGCAGGCGGTCGCACTCACCGGCGAAGACCAGGGGCGGGTAGGAGGCGAGGTCGTCGAGCGCGGAGCGCAGGGCGACCGGGTCGGGGTAGGCCGGCTGCTGGGCGGCGGGCAGCAGCCGCCAGGAGTCGACGGCCGTGGCGTGCGTGGTGAGGGTCATGGTGGCTGGTGCCTCGATCGGTTTCGTTCGGAAAGGGAAGAGGTGTGGGCCTGTCGCCGCCCGGGGTTGGCGGCCCGGGGTGCCGGGGGACCGTACGGCCGTGCGGCCGCACGGTCCCCCGGCAGGCAATCCGTTGCTGGAGCCTGTCTCACCAGGGGCGACCTAGACCGGCTCGCGCACCTCGGAGGGCGCGGCCG
This Streptomyces sp. NBC_00435 DNA region includes the following protein-coding sequences:
- the aroH gene encoding chorismate mutase, which translates into the protein MSVRALRGAIQLEVDERVHLLDGVRKLFQEMLVANGLDQEDLVSVLFTATPDLVSEFPAVAARELGVTDVPLMCAQELDIAGSLPRVVRILAYAETDLAKPEIKHIYLGGAAALRQDLATAGDPR
- a CDS encoding class II 3-deoxy-7-phosphoheptulonate synthase — protein: MTLTTHATAVDSWRLLPAAQQPAYPDPVALRSALDDLASYPPLVFAGECDRLRERIADVARGEAFILQGGDCAETFDAVSSDQVRDKVRTLLQMAAVLTYASSVPVVKIGRIAGQYSKPRSKPTEIRDGVELPVYRGDSVNGLAFTPESRTPDPERLKRMYHSSAATLNLVRAFTTGGYADLRQVHEWNRDFVAASPVGERYERLAGDIDDALTFLAACGADPAAVHSSEIFASHEALLLDYEAALTRTDARTGELYDVSGHMIWIGERTRQLDGAHVEFASKVRNPIGVKLGPTTSADEALRLIDKLDPEREPGRLTFITRMGARNIREILPELLAKVTAEGARPAWICDPMHGNTFEAPSGHKTRHFDDVLDEVTGFFEVHRALGTHPGGIHIELTGDDVTECVGGGAEVRLTDLGQRYESSCDPRLNRKQSLDLAFQVAELYRDRGAPAARREAVPAAA